A window of Haloarcula marismortui ATCC 43049 genomic DNA:
GCTGTTCGCGTGGGTCGTCCACGACCATCGGATAGGCTCGCTCCGCAAGTTCGGCGTCGTCCTCGCTGGCCTCGATTTCTTCGAAATATCGCCGTTCGAACCGGTCGAACTCGTCGACGAGCTGGTCGATATTCTCGACGGAGAAGTCCCGCTGTTTCCGCGGGTCCTTCACAAAGAAGTACTTGAATACCTCCGGTTCGAGGATGTCCAGCACTTCGTCGACGGTGATGACGTTGCCGGAGGAAGAGGAGAGCGGTTCGCCGTCGAGGGTGAACCACTCGTACACCATCGGGACCGGCGGCTGGATGTCCAGCACGTTCTCAGCGACATCCTCACCTGATGGCCAGGAGCCCTCGGCGTGGTCCTTGCCGAAGGGCTCGAAGTCGACGCCCAGGATCTCCCACTGAGCGGGCCACTCGAACCGCCACGGGAGCTTTCCGTCCCGGAGCGTCGCCGTGCCTTCGTGGCCACAGCCATCAATGGTCTGGTCGCCGGCCTCGACGTCTTCACAGACGTATTCGACTTCGCCGGCGTCGAGGTCGACCGCGGTGACGCCCTCAGTAATCTTCCCACACTCGGCACACTGGGGCAGGAACGGGACGTAGTCGTCGTCGACCTTGTTCTGATACTCCGCGAGCACGTCACGGGCCCGGTCGGCGCGTTCGAGCACCCGGCGCGTGACTGCTTCGAACTCGCCGTCGGCGTACAGCTCGGTGTTCGAGACGAACTCCACGTCGACGCCGACCAGCTCGGCGCTTTTCTGCAGGAGCGCCGTGAAGTGGGCGCCGTAGGAATCACAGCAGCCGAATGGGTCCGGAATATCCGTGTACGGCTTCCCGAGGTTCCGCCCGAGTGCGCCGGCGTCGACTTCCCCGAGGCCGACGACGTTCCAGTCGAGGTCGGCGAGCTGGCGGGGGACCGCCCGGAGCCGGTCTTTGTCGTCGGCAGTGAACACCTGTCGGACCTCGTGACCGCGGTCCCGCAGGGCCTCGGCGACGTAGTAGCCCCGCATAATCTCGTTGAAGTGGCCGATGTGGGGGACGCCGGATGGCGAGACGCCGCCCTTGATGACGATTGGTTCGTCGGGGTCTCGTGCCTCGATGGCGTCGGCGACGGAGTCGGCCCAGAACGCCCGGGAAACGCCGCGGCCGACCTCGTAGGGGTCTTCCGCCATCTATGCCTCCGGAAGGATTTCGGACCCGTCGAACTCGCCGTCTTCGACTGCGCGCACGACACGTTCGGGATCAGTGCCGTCGAGCACCATCGTCCGGATGCCGGACCGCTGGATGATTTTCGCGGCTAGCAGGTCGACCGGTGCGCTGCTGCCGGCGTCCATCTCGATGTCGGCGATCACGTCGACGAGTTCGTCCGCGCCGAGTTCGTCGAACCGCGTCGCGTCGTCGTCCTCGTTCGGGTCGGCGTTGTAGACGCCGGGAACCGATGTTGCGTACACGAGCAGGTCAGCGCCGACGTACTCCGCGAAGGCGGCCGCCACGGCGTCGGTGGTCTGTGCGGCGACGATGCCACCGAGAACGGGGATATCGCCGCGTCGGATGGCTTCTCGACCTTCGTCGTAGCTCTCGGCTGGCGTCGGTGCCGCGCGGTCGTCCAGGGCGGCGATGAGCAGCCGGCCGTTCAGCCGCGTGACGGCGATGCCGAGCTGGTCGAGTTCGATCTCGTTCGCGCCCAGATCCCGAGCGCTGCCGATGTAATCACGTGCTGTCGGGCCACCGCCGACAACGGTCCCGAGTGTATGTCCCTGTGCATCGAGTGACTGAATGGCGTCGGCGTAGTCGGCGACCCGGTCCGCGTCGAGGTCCGGGGCCAGTACGCTTCCGCCAATGGAGACGACGACTTTCATTAGCCCGCCGTAACCGCGATGCACTCTTAAGGGTTGTCAAGGCCACTGACTGCTGTCTCTCTAGTCCGCCCTTTCTGGTGCCCACAGTGACTGCTGTCGGTCGCGTACCGGTGGGAATGTCTGTATGACGTGTGCCCGACGTGCTGACGCACGTCTGACGGTCTGACACTCTACCGGCGAAATATGCCGTTTATCGCCCTTCCCAGAGGGTGATATCTCTCTTTCACAGACCGTTCAAAGCACCACGGAACTAGTGCCAATCCACTGACTAAGAAGGCTTTGTAAAACGTCTAAAGAAATCTGAAATGGTTATAAAAAATGCGTTTTAGCTCGATTTGTCCTGAAAGTGACCGAAGTGACCTGAAGGTTCCTTCCTTTATATACTCTCGGCGGGGTTACGAGAAAGTGAGGTGACAAAGATGAGCGCTACCGCAACGCCCTCCGGCGAGGAAGAGCCCTCCAAAGAAGAGCGACTGAAGTCGTTCCTCGCAGAGAAGGCCAGTGACGGCGAGATGTATTTCAAGAGCAAGTTCATCGCTGATGAAGTCGGTCTCTCCCCCAAAGAGATCGGTGCCCTGATGGTCAAGCTCAAGGACAGCGCGTCCGAGATTAATGTCGAAAAGTGGTCGTACACGAGCGCGACCACCTGGCGTATTGAGCCGGCGTAGGCGACTGGTCCCCGAGTACAGTTTTTGCACGGAGTACCTGCTAGCTGTGCGATCGTTCGCGGAGTATTTGTGCCCGCATCGTTTACGAGCAGTTGATGAGTGGCTCCGCCGCGGACCCGCCGTCGCCTGACCGATTGGCCGGCGTGTTCTCCGTCTCGTCAGTGCGGCGGACGGACGGAACTGTCCAGTATCTCGGCAACCCACTAGTGCCACCGGATGCCGTCGCTGAGCAACTCAGGCCGGTGTTCCGACAGCGGGGCTACGACGTTCGGCTCGAAGAACTTGGTCCCGAATCGGCTACTGGGACTACTGTGACGAGCAACGGTGAGACTACCGTTGTCGACGACCCGGGCGCCAATGACTCGATTGCTCCCGGTGGCGCGGTGAACACGCGGCCGGGCCAGTACGCACTGGTGGCGGAGCCTGTCGGTACGGACACCGGCGGCGTTCCGTGGCTCAACATCGGGCTGTTGCTCGCGACTATCGCGTCGACCCTCTATGTCGGGGCGAGCGCCTGGTACTATATCCCGGTCGCTAAGAACCCACTTCGCGTGTTCGAAGCTTGGCCGTTCATGGTCGCGATGCTCGGTGTGCTCGGTATCCACGAACTGGGTCACTACGCCGCGGCCCGCTACCACGGCGTCGACGTGACGCTCCCGTATTTCATCCCGTTCCCGTCGTATCTCGGCACGATGGGAGCGGTCATCAACATCCGTGGACGCATCCCCGACCGGACGGCGCTGTTCGATATCGGCGTGGCCGGCCCGCTTGCCGGCCTCGTTGCGACAACAATCGTCACGGTCATCGGCCTCTCGATAGACCCGATTACCGTCCCGGAACGCGTGGCAAACAGCGACACCGGCGTCATCATCACGTTCAACTATCCGCTTCTGTTCCAAGCGCTGGAAGCCCTAGTCAACGCGCTGGGGCTCGGAACCGAGGTCGGTCCCGGCGAGTCAGTCCACCCCATCGTGTTCGCCGGCTGGGCCGGGATGTTCTTCACGTTCCTGAATCTGCTTCCGGTGGGGCAACTTGACGGCGGTCACATCGTGCGGTCCATCGTCGGACGTCGTCAGGAAACCATCGCCGCCGCGGTGCCTGGCGCGTTGTTCGCACTCGCCGGCTACCTGTACTTTACCCGCGACCCCCCGCCGGTCGGCTTCGGCGTCTGGGGCCTGTGGGTGTTCTGGGGTCTGTTCGCCACCGGGCTCGCGTACGCCGGTCCGGCCCGCCCGACCGTGGATACGGCGCTGGACCGACGGCGAGCGCTGCTTGGCCTGTTTACATTCCTGCTGGGAATCGCCTGTTTCACGCCGGTTCCGTTCGAGATCAGCGCGGTCTAACTGTCAGGCGGTGTCGCTGTGGCTGTTCTCAGTGTGAGTACCCTTGGTCCGGAAGCGGCTCGCCATTGAGCGTCACGCCGTCCTCGGTGACCGTTCCGATCCGGTGGAGCGGGCACGGCGTGGCCTCTCTGGCTCCGAGCACGTCGGATTCAGGCAGCGTACACACCAGCTCGAAGTCCTCACCGAAGAACACACCCAGATCTCTGCGCTCCTGCTCCGTCTCTGCGAACGTGTCGACCTGCGGGTCTATCGGCAGTGGCGCTTCGATAGCGAAGCCACAGCCGCTGGCCTCGGCCAGCTGGTGCAGCGAGCGGGCCAGCCCGTCGCTCGAATCCATCATCGCTGTCGCGTGCGGTCGGAGCGCGACGCCCGCACGGACGCGAGGCTCGAACTGGAATAGCTCGTTCGCCCGGTCGGTGTCGCCACGGTCGAACAGTTTGAGGGCGGCGGCTGACCGGCCGAGCGTTCCGGTGACACAGACCGCGTCGCCGGGCGAAGCGCCCGAGCGACGAACCGGCTCAGCTGCGGAGCCGATGGCCGTCGACGCGACGGTGAACTCGTCGTGGCTATCCAGGTCGCCGCCGACGTACTCCGCGCCGACCGCGTGACACACGTCCTGTGCGCCGTCGACGAACGCCGCGAGTTCGTCCGCGTCGAACGACGGCGCGCCGTACGCGGCCACCGCCGCCGTTGCCTCGGCCCCCATCGCCGCAACGTCCGACAGCGAGGCGGCGACGGCCCGCCAGCCCGCCGTGTAGCGGCTCGTCCCCGCCGGGAAGTCCGTCCGCTCGTGGAGCATATCGGTCGTGATGACTTGCC
This region includes:
- the thiL gene encoding thiamine-phosphate kinase, with protein sequence MDERAALADLADRLPDAGDDCAVVDGQVITTDMLHERTDFPAGTSRYTAGWRAVAASLSDVAAMGAEATAAVAAYGAPSFDADELAAFVDGAQDVCHAVGAEYVGGDLDSHDEFTVASTAIGSAAEPVRRSGASPGDAVCVTGTLGRSAAALKLFDRGDTDRANELFQFEPRVRAGVALRPHATAMMDSSDGLARSLHQLAEASGCGFAIEAPLPIDPQVDTFAETEQERRDLGVFFGEDFELVCTLPESDVLGAREATPCPLHRIGTVTEDGVTLNGEPLPDQGYSH
- the pyrH gene encoding UMP kinase yields the protein MKVVVSIGGSVLAPDLDADRVADYADAIQSLDAQGHTLGTVVGGGPTARDYIGSARDLGANEIELDQLGIAVTRLNGRLLIAALDDRAAPTPAESYDEGREAIRRGDIPVLGGIVAAQTTDAVAAAFAEYVGADLLVYATSVPGVYNADPNEDDDATRFDELGADELVDVIADIEMDAGSSAPVDLLAAKIIQRSGIRTMVLDGTDPERVVRAVEDGEFDGSEILPEA
- the lysS gene encoding lysine--tRNA ligase, which gives rise to MAEDPYEVGRGVSRAFWADSVADAIEARDPDEPIVIKGGVSPSGVPHIGHFNEIMRGYYVAEALRDRGHEVRQVFTADDKDRLRAVPRQLADLDWNVVGLGEVDAGALGRNLGKPYTDIPDPFGCCDSYGAHFTALLQKSAELVGVDVEFVSNTELYADGEFEAVTRRVLERADRARDVLAEYQNKVDDDYVPFLPQCAECGKITEGVTAVDLDAGEVEYVCEDVEAGDQTIDGCGHEGTATLRDGKLPWRFEWPAQWEILGVDFEPFGKDHAEGSWPSGEDVAENVLDIQPPVPMVYEWFTLDGEPLSSSSGNVITVDEVLDILEPEVFKYFFVKDPRKQRDFSVENIDQLVDEFDRFERRYFEEIEASEDDAELAERAYPMVVDDPREQRIRIPYTFAAVLGMTDDPALREQIARKEGHIPDDAPEWAVEQALARVERAQEWASLTNNEFNYELKRAEIPEVSFDDATAAALDELADFIAEGHDGEAIQSEIYETAKRNDIDISEFFSAGYRLLFDDTEGPQLGTFIAKLDREFVVERFRRNE
- a CDS encoding site-2 protease family protein encodes the protein MSGSAADPPSPDRLAGVFSVSSVRRTDGTVQYLGNPLVPPDAVAEQLRPVFRQRGYDVRLEELGPESATGTTVTSNGETTVVDDPGANDSIAPGGAVNTRPGQYALVAEPVGTDTGGVPWLNIGLLLATIASTLYVGASAWYYIPVAKNPLRVFEAWPFMVAMLGVLGIHELGHYAAARYHGVDVTLPYFIPFPSYLGTMGAVINIRGRIPDRTALFDIGVAGPLAGLVATTIVTVIGLSIDPITVPERVANSDTGVIITFNYPLLFQALEALVNALGLGTEVGPGESVHPIVFAGWAGMFFTFLNLLPVGQLDGGHIVRSIVGRRQETIAAAVPGALFALAGYLYFTRDPPPVGFGVWGLWVFWGLFATGLAYAGPARPTVDTALDRRRALLGLFTFLLGIACFTPVPFEISAV
- a CDS encoding DUF7123 family protein, with the translated sequence MSATATPSGEEEPSKEERLKSFLAEKASDGEMYFKSKFIADEVGLSPKEIGALMVKLKDSASEINVEKWSYTSATTWRIEPA